From one Nitrososphaerota archaeon genomic stretch:
- a CDS encoding tRNA(Ile)(2)-agmatinylcytidine synthase produces the protein MLVEIGLDDTDSADGMCTTYIAHRLTERLLKTGVVEASDYPRLIRLNPNIPWKTRGNGAVTISVRTRDPNTVFHEACRAVEEYSEAGRGAADPGVVVSTLKQIPADIKQFAEKALSEVVTRREALRLMKKYDMQFRGWGTQRGLIGALAAIGSRLEEGEDSTFELLAFRSQENWGVKKRKVDPVSVKEMSLKTHLHTFNSFDEEKERVMITPRGPDPVLLGIRGEDPEALLEAYRIVKISEAVDGRMIFKSNQGTGVHLKPELNPAELKAYRAGHLKCTVSKKPWIERGGHVYFEAENGGHTVTCAAYEPTGGFRKTVLNLILGDEVDIGGSIRKKSRKHGAAINLEYIRVLELAKNISVSNPLCRRCGRRMESQGRGQPFRCSACGLEDPLAEKIRAEQPRAIQRSLYLPPPRAQRHLTKPLQRYQATDRRPAKLIEDWFEPAAITAQVGK, from the coding sequence ATGCTAGTCGAGATAGGGCTCGACGACACCGACTCAGCTGACGGCATGTGCACCACCTACATCGCACACCGACTAACCGAACGCCTCCTGAAAACCGGTGTAGTAGAAGCATCAGACTATCCTCGGCTAATCAGACTCAACCCCAATATTCCTTGGAAGACCCGTGGAAACGGGGCAGTCACCATCTCGGTGAGAACCAGGGATCCGAACACTGTATTTCATGAAGCCTGCCGAGCCGTCGAAGAGTACTCTGAGGCTGGGAGAGGAGCAGCAGACCCAGGAGTCGTCGTCTCAACTCTCAAACAGATACCTGCAGATATCAAACAGTTCGCAGAGAAGGCTCTGTCAGAAGTGGTCACTCGACGAGAAGCCCTCCGACTAATGAAAAAGTATGATATGCAGTTCAGAGGATGGGGGACGCAGAGAGGATTAATCGGCGCCTTAGCAGCTATCGGCAGCCGGCTTGAAGAAGGAGAGGACAGCACCTTTGAGCTGCTCGCATTCCGTTCACAGGAGAACTGGGGAGTCAAAAAACGCAAAGTCGATCCTGTCTCAGTTAAAGAAATGAGCCTGAAGACTCATCTGCACACCTTCAACAGCTTCGACGAGGAGAAGGAGCGCGTAATGATTACGCCTAGAGGACCTGATCCAGTGCTGCTCGGAATCCGTGGTGAAGACCCTGAGGCTCTGCTGGAGGCCTACCGCATCGTGAAGATCAGCGAGGCTGTAGACGGCCGCATGATATTCAAGAGCAACCAAGGCACCGGAGTCCACCTGAAACCTGAGCTAAACCCAGCGGAGCTGAAAGCATACCGCGCAGGCCACCTGAAATGCACCGTCTCGAAGAAACCGTGGATCGAGAGAGGAGGCCACGTCTACTTTGAAGCTGAAAACGGAGGCCACACAGTCACCTGCGCCGCATACGAGCCGACCGGAGGCTTCCGGAAAACGGTGCTCAACCTCATCCTTGGAGATGAGGTCGATATTGGAGGAAGCATTCGGAAGAAGAGCAGGAAACACGGCGCCGCAATCAACCTCGAATACATCCGTGTACTGGAGTTAGCTAAGAACATCTCAGTATCTAACCCGCTGTGCAGAAGATGCGGAAGAAGAATGGAGTCTCAGGGCAGAGGACAACCCTTCCGCTGCAGCGCCTGCGGCCTAGAAGATCCCTTAGCAGAAAAAATCAGGGCGGAGCAGCCCAGAGCCATTCAGAGAAGCCTCTACCTACCCCCTCCACGAGCACAGCGACACCTCACCAAACCGTTGCAGCGATACCAAGCAACTGACCGAAGACCAGCGAAACTGATAGAAGACTGGTTCGAACCTGCGGCCATTACCGCTCAGGTAGGTAAGTAA